The genomic window CGAGCCAATGGAACCAGTGCGCGAACCGAATATTCTGCGCTTCTCAGAAACGATTAGAACAGATCTACAACAAGCTCGGATCCTGAACCTGCGTCAGCTGCGTGCACTTTTGACGCCAGCGATAAGAGACAGCGTTGCTGAAATATGGACCTCTTTCAATTTGAAGCGGCCCTTGTGTATACCACGGCGTGCAAACCAAGCATGACTAGACCATATCTTATTCTTGATACTCTAACCAGCAATAACCACACTACTCTTCATCCAATGAAAGACGCCGCCCGGCTTATTGATGGGCAGGATAGTACAATGCGCATGTGACTAGTTGCATTCACGAGGACTGCAGATCCGCTGGTGCCTAGAACGTTTACACTCACTGGCGATGTCGCCCGAAATCCTTATCTTGTCGGACGCTCCGCGGGCGAAGGAGGGAACAACTCTGTCTCAAAGCGAGAGCCGTATTTTGTGTTCGGCTTGCTAGCGAGGCTTGGCAAAAGATCGGCCCGGATTTTTGAGCATGTGACTTTCCAAACTGCACAAAGCTCCCAACTGAGACTGAGTGGACAGCTCCGCCTGCTTGATATTGTCAAGCCCCACAGTctcagcgagagaaaaacagatgCGATTTTTTTCCACGAGCGTTCACATGCAGAGAAAAGGCGCGTCGTCACTTGGATTTATCCATCATGTGAACAAAATCAAGAAAACTGACATCCTCGATGCTGCAGCTAAGCTGTGTGTACATGATGTGCTCCGTTCGAAAAAACCTGGTGCACTGGGTTCGATGCGCGCTGCGCGTACCCGCGCCTTGCTGCGCCCTCCCACTCTGGAGTTTCGGAAATCCACACACGGGTCGACAGCATCTTCCTCGAGAGCGCGCGCCACTTCCACCTGCAGATGCATGGATTTGAGGCAGCTGCGATCTCTTGAGACAAAGTATTTACCCGGACCCGCTGAGTACCTCCACTTGGTGTCGCCCGTAGTCCTCCATCGGAAGCAACCTCGACAAGAGGCGCCTGCCCTCTACACATGTTTCCGCAGAAAAGGTTCGAACGGAGCAATAGCAAGACTTGACAGCTTGCTTCGGGCCGCCTGCATTTTCGAGCTATCACGCGCCGGCTTGGTTTGAGGAAAGGACGCGCGTGGAGATATCGGCACTTCTAGACAGTCTCACCTCTGCGTAGGCTGACCTGAAGGTCCACGCCAAAGATCTCCCCTACATCCCGTCGTATCGACGAACGAACATAGGGCGCGAAAAGTAGGAtgcgagggaggaagcaCCGAAATTCACAAGTGCACAACAGCAAGGTAACTGGTATGGGAAACCACTGGAAACCAAGATCTTCTATTTCCAGCCGGCGAAGCACAGGAGGGGACCCAAGTGTCTGTTGTCTACATCAAAAATAATTTGTGATGAACTTGCGAATCTGAACCATAGACACAACTATGTTTCAATATTACGAATGTGGCGTAGAAAGTGAGCGACTCCAACGAGTGACGATGAATCCAAACGAGTGGGTACCAGCCAGCCTCGTGTCGGTGGAGTCAATTCAAACACGACGGCATTCCCATCAGGATCCCCCGTTaagaaacgaaaaaactGGGACAGAAGAGGCTCCCTCCGGTATGCATACGACGATTCTGTGAAGCATGCAACTCGAAAGCATGTAAGTGCACAGTTGGCGGCATCCTAAGAAAGCACTCAGTCTAATACCCTAAGCCAacgtccgcggcgctggtCCGTGATGCCAAGGTAGGAGCCTGGTCGAGAAAGTCGCAACAGGCTCCCTTTTAACACTCACACAATTGGGCGAATGTaacgcctcgctgctctcgGGTACCGGCACTGCAGTGATCGAGCCGTGATAAAATCCGATGACGGTCCATAGCAGAAGGCTCGATACTGCACTAGCCCTCTCTTATGCAGCTGTGAGTACACTTGAGGCGCATGTCTTGTATAAGTGAGGTCTTCCACGAGTGCTTCGGCTGATCTATAGTGTACGATCCCACAACTgcgccacccccccccctccgctccCCTGCGAAGGCGGGGCTCTACACGGAAGTGGCGCTCGCAACTCAGATCCAGGAGCGTGCCACTTTGGGGTTACTTCAGATTCCGGTCCAAAATGCTGGTGTCCTTGTGTGGATGCCTGGAGTTCTTCATAGTGGACGTTACACAGTCGCGTCACCAGCAGATGAGCGGCGCTGCATTCCTCTCCGCGTTCCAGGACGTGAAGCGCGGATACAACCTCCCTTCTGGCTCGTTGCCTCAGAGGATCACACCCGCTGTCAGCCAGAGCTGCCTGCACAACTCTTTCACGTGCGCAACTTTAGAGAGGCAAATTGCCGATGTCCACGTACGCCACAACGCCCTGCGTCAACACTGCAGCACAACTCGCGCATTTCTTTTTAAGTGAAGGAACTATATCCGCACTTTCCAGTTTCCACTCCGCGCAGGTGGAACCAACAGATTGAGACGATGGTCAGATGGGTGCAGGTCTAGCGTAGATGTGTGTAGTTCTGGTGTCGGAACGACGgactgcgtctctgcgttcaAGATGGCACGACACAAATTCATGCAGCACGGGgacaggggagggggggacgaTGAATTCAAGATGTGAGTACTCGCAATGACTGCTATGTCACTCTGTTCCACAGGGTATGGCGCAATCAGACTTCCTCCGGAAGCCTTTTCAGAGCGATTCGCTGGAGCATATTCAACTACGCGGCGGGTGTTCATCTCCTTCCTCgacctgcgcccgcgtctcgtcCAAAGAATCTGAGAGAACATCTTGAAAGTCAAGCAGGACTTCTCACACTTCAGTCAATGCGCAGCGAACACAGACAGTCGGGACATTTGTGTGCGGTAAACAGATTCTCCTTTGCAAGTGTTTCACCGTCATATTTGTGTAGTGCCTCAAAAAGTATCTAGGCTGTTTTCTgcaccgaaaaaaaaaagcctctctgctgccctcCTGTGCTCGAAAATGCTAACGGCAAGACGGGGAGTGTGTTTcagagaaaagggatgtttaaCCGGGAAGctagcgtctaaaatatataaccaTTCAGCTCTGCTGTGCGCGCGTTGCTGACCGTAGTCACCCCACAGCAGGACATCGAATGCCCACTGATGAGACGCCACTTGGCTAAACGCGAGGTCTCTGGGGCACTCTACCGCAATATTCTACCACGCTAAGAAGTGATCCCGATTTGGCGTTAtgcttcgctggcgccctGCAGTTTTTGCACTGGAAGAATGAGTTCTCACCTGTTGAGGCCGGGTATCCAGCGAACTGCGATGCCCCAGCATGCTACACACGTTTGGATAGCGATTCTGTGGAAGCCCAGACAAAAGAGCTGGAATGCGTCTGTCGCACTCGTATAGCGAATGCTTTTGCAGTGCCATTGCGTTGCTGGTGCACCAACTGAAGCCATGCGCATGCTGTTCTCCACGTGTCGGTGCGCAAGACATCAGCATTGCGCGACCATGACGGATGACCATCTCGTCTCGGAGAATTAGACCTGAAGACTGATCGGCAGTTCCGTGTAAGCAGGCAAGGCCTGCTACCCGGCGCTGTGGCGTCCGCTTCTGAGTATTAGTGCGATCAAAGCTCGAGACGGGCCAACACACCATAAGCACCGCTGGCACTCGCCCCGGCCGTCACTATCGCTTACGCATGGTGGTAACCTCGGCAGCGTGTTTGATGGCAGGTCAGAATCACTGCATTATATCCCTGCCCCACGGCGAATGCCTTGAGGGCTGCGCTCAGTGGatccgcgagccgcgcgttgTCTTGGTTGATCGCGAAAAACCATcagaagcgacgcgaggccgctAGCTGACGGCTTGCTCCTCCTTTTTAGCGTCACAGACTCCGAGCCCCGCCGACCAGCCCTGTGAGACACCCTCCACTGTCCACTTCATTTCGACAACAGATCGAGTTGAGTTCTCGCCACGATGCAATTGGAGTCACCTATGCTACTACGCACGTGTTGTCGCTGAGCCTGCATAATGATGACGCGTACCAACGCACCCAGACACGCGGCTCCCCTCCTGTGGCTAGGCATCACAATTGTCTCGTTCGTCACCCTCACACGTGGGGGGGCTGGCCTTGTGAATTCGCACTTGAAGACTCACTCACGCGCACTGCAGGATGCCCCAGTGCAGGACTTTCCAATCGGATACTGGAAAGACATCGGCAAGCACGCTGAACTCGCTGGAGAGAGAAATGACGACAAGCCAGGGGCCATCTCATGGCTCGAGAAGAACACTGCTGGGGATGCGCAAAGAACTGCAACAGGCCAGCTCACCACGCGCTGGCAAAGAGTGGCTCGCCGTTTGGGCTTTGGGAAAAGAAATAGGGAAGTcgcggagtctgcaggcACTGTCCCCGCGAAACGGCGCTCGACGTGGGCGGGAAAAATTGCCCAGCATATGCGCCGTGCTGGAGCACTTTTGCGGCGCAAACTCCCAGCATACTTTTCCggtctgcggacgcgcatTCGCAACTGGTGGAGGGGCATGCCAGATGTTGTGAGATTCCAGCCGGAAGAGCCGGGAGATGCCCTTGTCGCTCGTCTACTGGCTGAATTGCGCGGGATAGGCGGGCGGCCTCAAGACATCAAATGGGAGCACGGAGCTTTCGACGACTGCGTGTCTTCAACCTTCTTTCCTCCTGATGCCCCGGTACAGGTTGTCTCAGAAATTACGGGAAGCTCTAGGACGTTTGTGAGAGGCCCACCTCTCGGGACAGGCGGCTTTGGCATCGTGTTCTTAGCACGAGACGTAGAGACCAATGAGGAGGTTGTTCTGAAGGCTGCTATCAAGGACGGGGTCCTTGCGGAAACGATCCCAGCCAGTGTGCAGAAGGAAGCATTTTTCTACCGTCAGCTTCCAGGTGTGAAAACGCCAGAGGATGCTCACCTGCATCTAAGGCTCCTAGTTGCCGCCGACGTTGTGAAGGTTGCACACGCTCCAGCGACCAAGGCGTGCGCGTCCGGAAATTGGTGGTCTAGTCAGTGGGTCCCCAACTTGTTTCTTGTCATGCCGAAGGCAGAGACTGACCTGGAACGGCTTACAACAACATCATTTGAAGAAGGCCCCACTGTCAGCGAGAGTGAGCTCGGCCGCGCTGCACGCTTGCAGCTGAGCATCGGCATCATTCAAACGGTGGCCAACCTCCACGACCAGGGATTAGTTCATGTCGACATCAAGCCAGGAAATTTCGTAGTCATGAGTGACGGGCGACTCTTTCTCAGTGACTATGGCTCATGTGAGAAGCTGGGAACGGTCAGGATGCATGTAGGGCTGGCAATGGGGTACCTCCCTCCCGAGTTCACGTTGTCTGGCGGGGTACATTATGCACAGGCGTTTGACGCGTGGCAAGTCGGTCTATCTCTGTACGTGCTTTGGTGCAAGGACAGGCCTGAAGGGATTGGCCGTGGAGTGGTTTTGGATTTTAGCAAGTGTCCTGTGGATCCGCCAGAGGCAATCAAGGACCTCATTCGGTGGTTCCTACAAAAGGACGAGGGGCTCCGGCTGCTGCCTTTGCGTGCCATGCGAACTCGGCAGTTTCGCCAGATAAAGAAGGAGGTTGAGCGGTCGCTGCGACATTTCGCCATACAGCCTCCGTTAGAaacaggcgaagagacgcagtcGGTGAAACTAGAGCAGGCGTCTTTGGCGGAGGCTACGGAACGTCCTGGGGAACGTGGAATGACGGATACGATGTCGACAGGCGTCGAGGCGTAGCAGCGTCGATGGAGGAAGTGCATGTAAATTAGGAGCTGGGTtgcaagaggaggagagggcaGGTCAGGTCAAACGTGGAGGCGGGATAGGGGTTTTGATTCGCTAGGATTACAGAGATGGCATGTAAGAACCAGCAGAGAAGGCCTGACTGGCCGTGATGCAATGCTGCACACAGTGTTCCGCGGGTCTTGTCTGTTCGTAAAATTGGTTCTTCGTTCATCCAGAGGTCTGCACTCTAATTCTACCTGCTTCCGGTGTAGTATCTCCGCACTACCTTTGGATTCATCTcgatcctcatattcaaaaTTAACAAAGTGCATAGGACGTCACCGATGTGGGATAATCTGTTTTGTCAAAAGGATGTCGTCATCTCCCTGTCGTGAACCGGAGGGGCACACGTGACGTCGCCCGCCCCTAACAGACTATGGCTCAGCTTGTAGGGGTGTTTACAGGTTAATCGATCTGTTTGATTTCTGTGAAGCAGTAGAGTTATTGAGGCGCTGGCGATCACCTTTGTCCCCTCACCTCCCACACCCTGGGATGAAACGACAGGTCGCAGGGAGTCCCCACACCTCGCGCACAGACGGCTGAGTTCAGATAGTCTCATTTGCGCCTCCCCGTCCTATTGCGGCACGCTTGCCGGCCGTACATCTGAGATGCGGAGAATTAAGAAATAGAAGGGAAATCTCTTGTCGAGCTCATATCTACGTTCTGGCTTAACTCGGCCCTCGTAGCGACCGGCCCGCCAGTCTCAGTTGCGCAGACGGTAATTGCATGGACGTGGAGTTATCGAAACAGCCACGCTGTAAAATGGTGGCACTCTACCACATTTTGGTGAACACACGCCGTATGTGGGCCATCACGCGAGAGCAAGTCTGATGTAGTAGAAAGCGGGTTCACGCGTCAGACTTCAGTCGACCCGATACATGATTTGGCAGAACCGGTGTCGCTGAGCGGTGCAGCCAGCTGCTGTCGGTGGTTCCCATACTGCACTGAATGGAACTGTAGCTCACGGCCCCCTGTATTAGGAAGGATGGCGGCGCGCATATTGCCGTGGCTGTTTGAGCGAAGCAGGGGGCGCCTGGTGCCTTAAACGCTCTTTACCTGGGGATACCTGGGGACGCTAAGGAGGGACTGACACTGCGCTGCCGAATTCGAAGAGTGATTCGTGTTCCCAGATGCTTCGCAAGATCACTGCGGATCGAGTCGGCTGTTTATGCCCATGGCCGTCTGCTGCTACCTCGTAATGCGTAGGTCTGTCCGAGATGCGGTGCGTTCCCTCAACCCTCGCGAGCAGGTTCTGCCTTGCGAATGGGGCAGTCGAGTTTCAAAGCGTGGGAGTCGGAACAGGCTGAAGCGGTTTTTGCTCAGGGTGCTTTCATGGCAGGGCAAGGAACGTTCGCGAGACCACAGGGGAAGTCCAGTTCGTTGCGGGAGGCGGGGAGGGGCATTCACTCTCTAccgtcgcagccgctgcgacaCAGTATAAGTATCCTATGATACGACAGAGCTCGCGTAGTCAGCGGAtgtggcgctggcggcacTGCCTTCTTTTAGGCGCTTTGGTGCCCAAACATGTTAGAGGGCTCAAGCACCCGGCGCTCCGCGTGTGGTGCGTGGTATGGTGCAGCCTTCGTCCACTCAGCGCCTCAAGCTGGTGTGCAGTGTTTCAACCGTGTGCGTGGTGGATTCTGGGGACCGAGCCTTGCAGCACCACGCAGCGGAACTGGTGTATCTCCCGATTTCGTAACTCATGGTTTGGTATTCAGCAGCGAGCAGTCCTGCGTAGGTGGTCTGCCTCCAGCATGCAATAATCTACTGCTGCGAACGTGTCACTGCATAAAAAAGAGGAGTCTGTCAACCTTGGGCGTGCGAATGCGGCCAGCCCCCACAACCCGTGGCagccgacggcagcggcatGAAACAGGGCCCTAGTCAGACCGCCACGGAGCTTTAATGGTCTGCCAACGGCGAACAGAAAAAGGCTGTTTCATTTGCATTTGGACGGACCGTATCACACTCGGGAAAGTTCAGCCGCATTGCCCGCAGGCACAATTCATCGGTTCCTTAGCACGACATTCGCCACCGGACGTGGTGTGTGGCGACCGTGTTGCTGCCCCTTTTGTCAGCACGGCCCGAGTGCCTGTTTGGCGAACAGTGTTTTTTCCTTAGGCGTGCGTACAagctgaagacgcgcagagtgTGCGCAAAGCACCCCCGTCGTTGCTCGCCTGAGATGAAGATTGTCGTCGTTCATCCGCAGGGCACAGTGCGGAGTCAGAGATGTGAAGCTCTCTGTAAAACCCCTCTGTTCGGGTACGAGTGACAGTCGGGAAGCAAAATGAAGGGGGCATTAGTTTGCTCAGAAGTCGAAGAAGGGTGGAATGCGTGTGGCGTGATAGCGCAAGAGCCTCTATTTCCACGTATTTTGATCTGGCGCTCGGGTCGCCATTGTCGCGGGGCCAGGGTGGATACGCGGCGGTGTGCCCACCCTGGCGTGTTCGTAGACTCTGATAGCTGCTTTTGGGGCCGTGGCACCTGCTCAGAGTTGGTAGCCCATGTTTCTCAAGTGTGTGGCGAGATCCACCTGTCCCTGTCTGAGGCACCAGTCAGCGACCATTTCTCGATTCTTGCCTAGGCGTGTTGTGCATCAGGGATCTTCCGTCTGTGAAAGGTGG from Besnoitia besnoiti strain Bb-Ger1 chromosome Unknown contig00022, whole genome shotgun sequence includes these protein-coding regions:
- a CDS encoding rhoptry protein ROP18 (encoded by transcript BESB_042480); the protein is MMTRTNAPRHAAPLLWLGITIVSFVTLTRGGAGLVNSHLKTHSRALQDAPVQDFPIGYWKDIGKHAELAGERNDDKPGAISWLEKNTAGDAQRTATGQLTTRWQRVARRLGFGKRNREVAESAGTVPAKRRSTWAGKIAQHMRRAGALLRRKLPAYFSGLRTRIRNWWRGMPDVVRFQPEEPGDALVARLLAELRGIGGRPQDIKWEHGAFDDCVSSTFFPPDAPVQVVSEITGSSRTFVRGPPLGTGGFGIVFLARDVETNEEVVLKAAIKDGVLAETIPASVQKEAFFYRQLPGVKTPEDAHLHLRLLVAADVVKVAHAPATKACASGNWWSSQWVPNLFLVMPKAETDLERLTTTSFEEGPTVSESELGRAARLQLSIGIIQTVANLHDQGLVHVDIKPGNFVVMSDGRLFLSDYGSCEKLGTVRMHVGLAMGYLPPEFTLSGGVHYAQAFDAWQVGLSLYVLWCKDRPEGIGRGVVLDFSKCPVDPPEAIKDLIRWFLQKDEGLRLLPLRAMRTRQFRQIKKEVERSLRHFAIQPPLETGEETQSVKLEQASLAEATERPGERGMTDTMSTGVEA